GCTCGTAATTATAACTATCTTTACCTatatataattctactgtacgtgtgtatgtcactgaactccgcctggaccgatttgaatgaatttctattcgtttgggtggcgccctggatggtttagattcacaaatcaaccccgcagatggcgctgcagtcggtatctaggttatttctCTTTCCTAAAAACCCAAAAATTTAATGGCAAAACAACCTTTGCTGGGTCAACTAATATTTCATATATGTGtacctattatatatttatagttaaaaaaatagaacactGATAGCCATGCAGATCTATTATTCTTACCAAAGTAAAATAGGGGTAGTGACGCAAGAAACGTTTGGAGAGAAAGTAATCCCTACTGTCGAAACGGGTTCCGATTTTTAAAGATAatgctataatttataattataatataaattctcGTCATCGCGAGATACATGAATCTGCTCGTCTATATATTGGCGCGTCTAACGTAGCCGACTGAAGAAACATTTAGATACCTACGCTTCTATTTTAGACACTATCCATAACTTTAcaaaataagttaaaaatattGGAAAACAGCGTTCTCTGAGTGTTAAACAACCGTATTGCGATTGGTAATTGATATAAATTGGTTTATATTGACGTAATGTACAATCGCATTCTGAGTGTTTCTATCGCGTAGCTGTCCTGCATTCTAGTTTGAAGTGTGGACCAGCAGTACCAAAATGGGCCCTTAGACCTTTTGTCACCGACCGGGTGGtgatattcacgttgtgatgtctttgGGCTCAGGTAACTACTTAACGCTAAATTGACTGTAAGCACACACTCGTAGCGAATTGGATAATACCCTCTAAATCGGGCAAGATTTTTACCGCAGATAAATCGGTCTGTGTACAAATTTAACCATAATCCTATTGCAGTTACAGAGTATTGACTCAATCAATGGTAATAGAAGAATCTAAGATTGGTGGAAGAAATGTACAACTACAAAAAATTGTTTGGACTATGTACAAAGAATGAAAATtgaaacagtattaataaattgtatttaacaacatataagaaaaataaactaatttctTTTCTCTATACTCATTTCGCTTTGGCAATCACTCGGCACCCGATCAGTAAAAAGTTCTGGTATCTATTCAACAAAAGAAAGTTACATGTTAATACATGAAAACTACAAGTGTCTatcgaaaatatatacataagaGTTTATTCCATACTTGTGGTGTATACGCTTCAACTCTATCCAGCAAAGAATCTGTGTAGCCGGGAGTATAATAtctgaaaatgaaaaatgtataaaaGCCCACAGTTGAGATTTGAGTAGGACAAATTTTCTTTTAGTAGGTAGTCTTTTACCTTACTATTTCTTCAGGGAAGCAACTGTTTATGATATTAATATACTCCTTCAGGGACGTTCCGGGCACTGTTTCAATTTCTTGTATTCTTTTCAATGCTCCTGTTGTAACAAAAAGCCTTCTAGCTCTTGCATCGTTGGGTAGAAtctgaaaaaataaaacgaacatAAATAATCTACTTCCTTATACtttcattataatttgtataataatttcTGAACTGAACAGTTTTTCAGAAATTATGAAACTCCATGAAATTTAAATGGTACTTGCAAAAGACCCTAATAAGAAAAACATACACATTTCTTGGATTTAGCCTGCAAGAGAATGATTCGCACGTATATTTTGTTCTAATAAATGATGAACCTCATTACGAATTACTACGGTAATTGGTTCACGTTCTTCAAATGATGAAGGCAATATACATAGGCTTATTTCATGTCATCTCTAGTTTATTCTTATTTCACGCCATAGTcaatttcaaattatcaatAATTCTCATACTGCTGCATTTTacgttttgaaaaataaataaagccacgattttttttaacgttgGCTGTATGAGCTACGTCTCTATTACCTGATTTATGAAAGAATTAAACGAAAAAACATCCGattcaaaacaataacaaatgaGTAGGGTACGTAgataccatagattatacacttaatatatttgagataggTAGATACCATCTGgagtttcaaatttaaatagatTAACTATCACCAAATTGTTTTCTGATCAAAAAATCGATTACAGTTACAATGGCAGGTAGAGGACGAGGACGCGGGGGTAGCGGTTTATCATTAACTACTGAGCAAATACAAGCCTTAGGTGTGACACGCGGCGACAATGCTCCTCCAACACTTGTGCCGCCACCACTGTTTCCAAAACTTGAGAAAAAACCACTACCTCTTATATGTGATGCCGCCACTGACTATATGCTCATTGTCAAAGATCAGTTCATTGAATATCTACACGAATCACCGGCATTTGTTAAAGTCAAAACAGAGACTGACGGTGTAGAGCGATATTCTGATAAGTACAAAATGTTAGCACTTGATGCGAAGCAGAATAAGTTATTGGATTGCGTGTGGGTTAACATGCCTACCGAATTACGGCCTCAAGCAAAACGTCCGCGTACTGTTCCGAGGAAAAGAAAACTCGATGATCCCGAAGAGATAGCAAAGAGATTACAAACGCTTGAAAAAAAAGAGACTCTGGAAACAGATGAGGCGATAGacggca
The sequence above is drawn from the Bombyx mori chromosome 11, ASM3026992v2 genome and encodes:
- the LOC101745151 gene encoding DNA-directed RNA polymerase III subunit RPC7-like encodes the protein MAGRGRGRGGSGLSLTTEQIQALGVTRGDNAPPTLVPPPLFPKLEKKPLPLICDAATDYMLIVKDQFIEYLHESPAFVKVKTETDGVERYSDKYKMLALDAKQNKLLDCVWVNMPTELRPQAKRPRTVPRKRKLDDPEEIAKRLQTLEKKETLETDEAIDGKKKELNNENVDEEEELEDEHEQEYELDDGTDYANNYFDNGEDYEEEDDNLDDGPVY